In Mus musculus strain C57BL/6J chromosome 14, GRCm38.p6 C57BL/6J, the following are encoded in one genomic region:
- the Slc25a37 gene encoding mitoferrin-1 isoform X1 has translation MLTEDSEPLWKAIPTLSCRRLGPLTPPHSVLRVAGSMATLLHDAVMNPAEVVKQRLQMYNSQHQSAFSCIRTVWRTEGLGAFYRSYTTQLTMNIPFQSIHFITYEFLQEQVNPRRDYNPQSHIISGGLAGALAAAATTPLDVCKTLLNTQENMALSLANVSGRLSGMANAFRTVYQLNGLAGYFKGIQARVIYQMPSTAISWSVYEFFKYILTKRQLENRTLY, from the exons ATGCTGACAGAGGACTCCGAGCCACTGTGGAAGGCCATCCCCACTTTAAGCTGCCGGAGACTCGGGCCTTTGACCCCCCCCCACAGCGTCCTCC GGGTAGCTGGGAGTATGGCCACCCTACTCCACGATGCAGTAATGAATCCAGCAGAAG TGGTGAAACAGCGCTTACAGATGTACAACTCCCAGCACCAGTCAGCCTTCAGTTGTATCCGGACAGTGTGGCGGACCGAGGGGTTGGGGGCCTTCTACAGGAGTTACACCACACAGCTGACCATGAATATCCCCTTCCAGTCAATTCACTTCATCACCTATGAGTTTCTGCAGGAGCAAGTCAACCCTCGCCGGGACTACAACCCACAGTCTCACATCATCTCAGGAGGCCTGGCCGGGGCACTGGCCGCAGCTGCCACCACCCCGCTGGACGTCTGCAAAACCCTCCTCAACACGCAGGAGAACATGGCTCTCTCCCTGGCCAACGTCAGCGGCCGGCTGTCGGGCATGGCCAATGCCTTCCGGACGGTGTACCAGCTCAACGGCCTTGCCGGCTATTTCAAAGGCATCCAGGCTCGAGTCATCTACCAGATGCCTTCCACCGCCATCTCCTGGTCCGTTTATGAGTTCTTCAAGTACATCCTTACAAAGAGGCAGCTGGAGAATCGAACTCTGTACTAA